A genomic region of Prevotella scopos JCM 17725 contains the following coding sequences:
- a CDS encoding HAD-IA family hydrolase, which translates to MSIKSKLQKLSFRTGVIVLMMCVPFYILSFVQVFFPVSTAVKGVLFTVFFGLAKSFQYGGIAILGAEGYKRVKGYFRRKKQVEGVPFNADGNVGRRYCPDLFSNPDILSGIRLVIFDFDGTLGDSQKLITDTMLATIEQLNLPKRSREECVRTIGLPLKEGFSSIIPMNDEQAEECAKVYSDIFNVKNVPGAVTPFPGVIETLKRLAAQGVAMSIASSRNHHSLAMLVKDLGLSEYITYLIGADDVVNKKPAAEAVLTTLSYFNVEAHEALVVGDAEYDILMGRNAGTHTCGVTYGNGSRESLEAAKAEWIVC; encoded by the coding sequence ATGTCAATTAAAAGTAAACTTCAAAAACTATCTTTCCGTACGGGTGTTATCGTACTCATGATGTGCGTCCCTTTTTATATCCTTTCTTTTGTACAAGTGTTCTTTCCCGTGTCAACGGCGGTAAAAGGCGTATTGTTTACGGTTTTCTTCGGATTGGCAAAGAGTTTTCAATATGGCGGTATTGCTATCCTTGGGGCTGAAGGCTACAAGCGGGTAAAAGGTTATTTCAGACGTAAGAAGCAGGTGGAGGGCGTGCCTTTCAATGCGGATGGCAATGTCGGAAGGCGTTATTGTCCTGACCTTTTCTCCAATCCAGACATTCTTTCAGGCATTCGTTTGGTTATCTTTGATTTTGATGGGACACTTGGTGACTCACAAAAGTTGATTACCGATACGATGCTTGCAACAATAGAACAATTGAATCTGCCAAAGCGAAGTCGTGAGGAGTGTGTGCGAACGATAGGTCTACCACTGAAGGAAGGCTTCTCATCCATCATTCCGATGAACGACGAACAGGCTGAAGAATGTGCAAAAGTTTATAGTGATATTTTCAATGTGAAGAATGTACCGGGTGCGGTGACACCTTTCCCTGGTGTTATCGAAACGCTTAAAAGGCTTGCGGCGCAAGGTGTTGCAATGTCAATAGCAAGTAGTCGTAATCATCATTCACTTGCTATGTTGGTAAAGGATTTGGGGTTATCGGAGTACATAACATATCTGATTGGTGCTGATGATGTTGTCAACAAGAAACCGGCTGCCGAAGCAGTCCTTACCACCTTGAGTTATTTTAACGTTGAAGCGCATGAGGCACTTGTCGTTGGTGATGCTGAGTATGACATTCTCATGGGTCGCAATGCCGGCACTCACACATGCGGTGTCACCTATGGCAATGGTAGCAGAGAGAGTCTGGAGGCAGCAAAAGCCGAGTGGATAGTTTGTTAA